From the Motacilla alba alba isolate MOTALB_02 chromosome 1, Motacilla_alba_V1.0_pri, whole genome shotgun sequence genome, the window ATCTCATTTTAGATTCCTCCAATTAGATAATTCCATTTTAGACTAATATGAGGGAAAATACATATGCAAAGTGAAcagtttaaagagaaaatacgACATCTTTGGGCTACTAAAAAAGTACATTCAAAGcacatcagaaaacaaaatttctcaAGGCATTCTACCAGAAGAAAATTACTATTAAAAAGTGCTGAGAAACACTGAGAACTGTCAGTTTCCTGCCCATTTAAAGACAAGTGCATCTGGGACAGAGTGGCTGCAGCACATCTAAGAACTCTAGCTACTCAGTCTGATACTCAAAGCACCTCTAATGCCACTAGGATCAGACAGTTCCTCTAACACAAACCACTCAGCCTCCACACCAAAAGCCAGTGCAAGAGGCTCAGTGTGACTGCAGGAGGGAGGCCCTTCACCTTCATGTCATCAGCCTAAATCCCAACCTCCGCACTGCCATTTGTAACTCTCCAAAGAAAATAACCCTCGCaggaataaatttatttccttccgATGTCCAGATGTTAGAAAGATAAATTACTTTGTCAGCAGAATTGCCTTGTTGAGGCTTAGGGCTTGACATGCCTCGATGATCTCAGACCTGGAGGAGGTCAACAAAGCCTGGGGAGAAGGATGTGCTAATGAGAGTGGacacaaaaaatgtaaaatttacgGGCCACAAGGACATTTGGCAGAACACCcaatataaggaagaaattagCAAAGCCAACTCAGCAACTATGCTGAAATCAATTGACTCAGCTCCAAGGAAATTGTAGCAGGAGGAGATTGTGACCACCGACTCACAGACTACCAACTCAAGAAACCCACCAactcaaaagaagagaaaaactgcAAATGTGAACTAATTAGCATGACAAATGAGAGAATCACTAACCAACAGAAGGTAGAACACTAATTAAGAAAACTGCAACTAGTAGCCAATGACCCTTGATGTCCTTCTCTGCTAAAATCTATAAGTGTAGTTTCGATGACTGGGCAGCTAGCATTTCGTGGGTTATCACCTAGCACCCCACTTTGCACAAACTAGAATAAAGAAATAGAAGTAGCTTGTCTCAGTGTGTAAATTGTGGCTGCCTACCAAGCAACGAGCACTCATTCAGGACAACACCTCCCTTCCTTACACAAGAATCACTGTGTTAACCTATTCCACCTGACAGCAACTGAAGCATTCTCTTAATAGAAAAGCAGTAgccacatttttccttctgaaattttCCACGGGCATCGGGTGTCTGTCCCTCTGCTATTACCTAACAAATAAGCAGAGACATCAAGTCCACAAAACTGACCACAGGATATCTACTTTCTTACtacttctaaaagaaaaaaaaatcacctagTTGATCACCTAACTCACATCTCATTCCTTCCCTCAACCCCATTTTTAAAGGTTGGTGGCATAACTAATGTGTCTGGATTTCTCCAGATTCATTAaactggatggggctctgagcaacatggTCCAGTGAAAactgtccctgcccagagcaaGAGGGTTGGAACCAATCTTTTTGagatccctttcaacccaaaccattctaggattctatgatttaatcaaatattttggtttatagAAACTTGTCTTGCCTATcaaaaacagcataaaaaaacATGGTCTGAGATTgtgtaacatttaaaaattgttattttttaagtttctttctgaaagaaataataatctTTTAAATTTACCACATATTTTTGACTACAACTGCACATCGCCATGCTGTACCAAAGCAAAAGCTAAGTCTCAGCCTACACGCATCACTCTGCCTAAACTTCTACAGAACCAGACCAGCAGTCTAAGCAAGAAACAAGCTTGCTACTGGATTTGCAGACGTGACTGAAATTTGCCCTCCAAAACTCGAAGAAACCCGTAACCAGTGTGTGATTATGCAGGGGGTGAGggtcctgccagccccaggtgGCTACGGCGAGGTCCTGGGAAGGATGCCGCGCCCATGGACATCCCCCCATTAACGTGGGCACCATGGGCACCCCAAATCTGGCTCCTCCTGAACCCCCAGTTTTCCACTACTACCTACAGGCATAGAAACTACGCTCCAGCACGGTCGTGTGGATGGGTTCAATGCCTTCAGAACATAAAGATGACAGCTTTGCCATTACACAAAAGTAACTCTTCAGGAGACAAGATTCAACTTATTACTTGAAATGCGCGATACGGCACGGGAGCGCTAGGAAGAGCGACACCTGAAAACAAGCTCCTTTAGCAACAAGTGTTCTAAAAGCCTGGCAGCTCTAGGAACTCGACGGCGTGAGGAAGGAGCCTCCACCTCCCCCGCTAACCCGACGCCGACCCTGACGCCCTCACCAGCGCCCGGCACGGACCAGGGGCAGCGCCCCGTGCCCCGCAGCGAGGGCAGCACTTCCACCGCTTCGCACGGTGCCACCGCcaccctccttcctctcctggtTCCTCTCCTGgtgccggcgctgcccggcccctCCGTCCCCTCAGCCGCACCGGGCTCACCCCcggcacaggagctgctcaccagccGCTCCCCGCACCGCGCAGGGGACTTACCAGGTGCCCGTCGGCATCGGAGGCGGCCATAGCCCCGccagagagacagagaaggagggaggagagtAGGGAGAGAAGGACGCGACCAAAACTGCCGCCGATGGGGAGAGCCACGCGGCGGGGAGGAGCGCGGGGAGGGGATGCGGCCGCGGCTCCGCCGCCGGGGCGGGCGCTGTTGGCGGGCGCCTCCCGGCCGGAGGGCGgcgcggtgccgccgccgcAGCAGTGATTGCCGGGCATGCTGCCGCCGGGAGGAGGGGCTCGGGCAGCGGCGGCTCTACCGCGCCCGcaccaccactgccaccaccatCACCAGCAGCGGCGGTAGCAGCAGGAGGAGCGCCGGCGGCGCGATGGGGTAGCGGCGGCGATGGCGGAGCCGgcggagctgcagcaggagtcGGTGGTGCGGTTCctggcggagcggggcgggcgggcgcgcaACGCGGAGCTGCTGGAGCATTTCCGGGACTGGCTGAACCCCGCGGAGCCCTCCCGCCGTGCCGCCGCCCGGCATCGCTTCAAGGAGCTGGTCAACGCAGTGGCCACCGTGCGCCAGGAGCCCGGTACCGGCGTCAAGTACGTGCACCTCCGCCGCCGGTACTGCGCCCCCGAGacccccgccgccgcccccctgacccccagggagcaggagccgGCGGCGGAGAACGGCGCGAAGcagccgcgcccgccgccctcTCCACGGGCAGGCGCTGAGGAGACGCCGCCGGCAACAGGCGAGGATGCCGGCAGCCGTCCGCAGcccccggggcagcggggcgAGCCGCCCCGGCCGAGCCCGGCAATGGCTGGAGGCCAGCGGAGGGGCTCCCGGCGGGGGCCACCGCCCGGGCGCGGCgaaggcggcggcggcgaggaGACCGCGATAGCGACGGGCCCGGGGCGGCCCTCGGCGACGGACGAGGCGGGGACGGCGGAGGGAgcgcccggggcggcggcgcagGGCGGCGGCCGGCGGAGCCTGCGGGAGGCGGCGCGGGGCAGCTCCCCCCAGCTGAAGCGCGGCGCCCTCCCCggcgggggccgcggccgcgACTCGGACAGCGCCTCCGTGGCCTCGTCCTCCGCCGAGGAGGAGGGGAGCACCACCGGCTCCGTGGCACTGGACCCCCTGGAGCACGCCTGGATGCTGTCGGCCTCGGACGGGCGGTGGGAGAGCCTggaggggctgctgagctgcGAGCCGGCGCTGCTCTGCAAGCGGGACTTTATCACCGGCTTCACAGCGCTGCACTGGGCCGCCAAGCACGGgcggcaggagctgctggccacgCTGGTCAACTTCGCCCAGCGGCACGGGCTGCCCGTGGACATCAACGCCCGCACGAGCGGCGGGCACACGGCGCTGCACATCGCCGCCATGCACGGCCACGCCGAGGTCGTGAAGCTGCTGGTGGGAGCCTACGACGCCGACGTGGACATCCGCGACTACAGCGGGCGCAAGGCTGCGCAGTACCTGCAGCAGGGCACCTCGGGGGACATGCGGAACCTCGTGGGggccctggaggaggaggaggaggaagaagggaatGCTGGCAATGGGAGCGGGCGCTGGAGGCTCTCCAAGGTGTTGCCATCTAATCTCATGAACTACCGGCTCTCCCACCACCATCACGGCTCCGGGGAGGAAGCTGAAGGTACCGATGGGGCAGCGGTGCCGAGCAAAAGCAAGGAGATGACCAGGAAAGCCTCTGGCAGCGGACGGATGAAGCCTCGGCTCAATAAGATCCGCTTCAGGACTCAGATCATCCACAACACGCCCTCCTTTCGTGGTGACGCTGAGGAGGAAGAGCATGAGGAGAAATCCCTGAAATCATCATTCAAGCTCAGGCCAAAGTCCAATGTGTTTGGATAAGGCCGGGGAGCAGGAGGTCTGGGAGGTGGATGCACGGACCAAAGTGCCCTCAGGTGTAGCACAGAAGGTGAGGCAGGTACGAGCGGGTGCTCATCTACACTCGTGGACTCTGGCCAGAAGGGTCCTGAGTGTCTTGCTTTAACTCCCAGTTCGGTGTGGTCAGTGAGCCCTGCAGgtcagcagggctctgccagctcacagctcctggaagcagctgcttcagcCGCGCCCTCAGAGCTGAAATGGGAGGCAGTGGGTGGGTTGAGAAACACTGGGGTGTTAAAAAGCTGTGCTCCTTTCTCTGAAAGCAGGCTTTGGGATCGTAAACCTGTGTTAGTGGATCTACTAGGATTAGTGAAGTGagtgggggaaagaaaagtgcAAATGCTTTACTCTTCCATTATCAACTGGTACTATAAACTATCAGCAGACAGCTTGCTATGACAGAAGAACACCTCAGTAATATACAAGTATACCTTAAGTTTCTCTTTAACAGCAATACCACCTGGCACAGTGTGGAGTTGGGTACACAAAATGAGATGGTACAGAATAGTTTCCTGTCAGAATCCAAGCTTCAATCCATCAAAGAGTTGAGTCTGTGTTGACTTTATGCATTGAAAATTGCTTGATTTGATATCatgaatatattattttttaaaatataaaaaattgcACTGCAAGCAATGAATAAAGTTAACCATGTGCAGAAGTCTTTGCTGTCTGAGGTACTACTGAGCTTGCTTATCGCTGTTGGAATACTAATACAAGATAATAGAAGCAAAgagtttttatatatatttgtatctTATGTTTTGTCTTAGgcaaagcaattttattttaatcactgTGAATTCTCAAGTGCCAGACCTAGCGCAGTTCCAGTTATTAAGTCTGGTCAATTCTTGTTAATGTTCTTTGTGTAACTCACTgcatttaaaatcagaaaatcgTGTTGTATGTGTTACCTGTGAAAGTTGTTCTCTTAGAATAAAAGAGCACAGACACCATTGCATGAAATCTTCATGAAACTCTAACATGGTTCTGTAATGTGATAGCTACAGGTCTGTGTTCGCTGGTAACTTGTGTGCCAATCCCATCAACTTACACTGTGcggaaatagagaaaaaaggggaagaaaacaaaaaaaaggaaggcgTGTGAATTCATGCATAGGGCGAAAAACTAGAACTCCAAAATCCAATCCCTGTTTATCATTCTGAATGAAGCAGCATAATTACATATTCTAGTTAAGTGGTGGCAACGGTGTTTGAGTTCTTTTAAACCTGTATTTCTAGAGAAGTGATAGCCAAGGCTTTGAACTGTTGTTTGACAGCCTAGTAAGTCTTAATCTGATTGACGAGCCTATCCGTCTGCTAAAGCTTTTGGAAACCTTGAATCTTGTTTCTCTGCTTTAAAGGTAGCAGTTCCAGTGAAATCTAAATTTATATTTAGATTTATATCCATTTTCAGCTTTCCTTAAGAACTGAGGTATTGAGCTGACCCTGGATCCTGAAtgctgctcagtgcagcagctcatCTGTGTTTAGTTGTTAAAGTATGGCCAGTTTCAATGCAGCATCTGTCAAAGCACGTTTCGAGTTGGCTTCCGTACGGTGCATGTGCGTGCCTGGCCTGTAGCTAACCAAAAGTAGATAGGCTTTGACATGTTAAAATCCAAATTTGAATCACTGATTAAATGCATGCCACAAGCTGTAGAATGCCTCacaggaaaactgctgctggGAGTGTGCCCTTTTGAGATAACAGCCAGGTCTCTGTGGCTGTTGCTAGTGACTTATATTTCTTGTAGCGACGGGAAGGAAGTGCTATTGATGCATTGGCATCAGACTTTCCATGCAGATAAACAACCAGTTTCTGCACTTCATGTCAAGACCTAATAAATGACAATGTTTGCACAGGCATGCAAGTGACACTTAATGATTTCTGGAAAAAGCTGCGTTAAAAATAATATAGAACCTCTGCATAGGTGCTGGTCATTACTTCTGTGCAAAAAGACTAGAAATTGTAGAGAGGTTCAGCTTTAGTTTACAATTTATAAGCTATAATGTCATAGATTTCATGTGCCTTCATTTTGGGTTGGTTGCCTCAAATGCAATGGATAAAATCACTCTTGCAAAGCGCTTTTTCTTTATGTCTGTGAGATGGGACCAGAAATTTTCCCTCAGTCCTCCCTGTTTAAACTGTACACCTGTACAGTGGGGTGGCTGAAACAGGGAGGATTAATCATACATATTATGATGTATGTTGTAATGGAAAAGATAATTAGATCCTGAAGTCTTAAACTTTCCTCTGCAAGATAAATAGGTTTTTAGACTGCTGTAGGAGGGAAGTTTTCTGACTGAACACTTAAAACGTGAGTATTCTTCAGTACAGGCACATCTGAATTGAGCACATATTCCATGCAACTACTGATGTCCAAACCTTATTAAagttgttttctgctttgagagtttATAGTTCTTTCATACAGGCTGTTTGGGGGAAGTGTTTCTCTCTTCACATGCAAGTAGCAAAGAATTGCACAAAAATACCAAGTCTTAGACAGCTACTGGATTCTAGGGAAATAATTTTAGGGTTTTGAATAGAGCATAACCTTGGATTTTAAGAGATTAACTGGAATATAATGTTACATATACAGTAGAACTTTGTGAATTATTAAGGGAACTtgaaaaatgatgaaaagatGCCTCATTTATATCATTATTTGAAGTATCAAAGTGAAATTGCTGGTCCACTGATACTGTTTAGTTGTCAGTTAATGAAATTCATCATAATGGTCCAAAGGCCTTTGCAAGGTGGGGTGCAATGGAGCAAATATCTCTTTTGGTGTTTGAGATATACGAAAGAATGGCTGGATAACCACTTGTGTCTCTCTGCGCTATGGGAATAAAGCACTTTGATTTCACATTATGACTTGTCACATTCCACATGATTGCTTTTTATAATATGACCTAAAActtaatgggtttttttgaggtaGGAAGGACTTGATGCCCTATTTCAGTATATTTGCAGTCTAAAGGTATGCTTGAGTCAAATATTTTGGATAGGTTGCCTAGAAAGATGTGACTGAAATGTGACTGAAATAAAGTTGTATGGTACAGAAAACTGGAGCACTTACTGGTATCTGTTTAATGGTATGCCTGAAGTTACTGAATGTGTTTGTTCACTTTTTATGATGGTGTGTAAGGCAGCAAGGCTGTAATGTAACATGTGATATCTTTTTTTTGTACTTTACGTTCAAGAAATTTTAGAGGCCTGGAAGCCTGTTGGGTTTTATTAATACACTTTTTGTGGTTGTCTCTCTGAATGGTTATGAGTTGAGAATCTGTAAGCTTTAGTTTTACGAAATAAAAAGAGGCCATGAATGCTCTGAATTGGCTCCTGTATGCTACATACTTGGATGCATTTTGGCTCTTAAAACTACCTACtggtttgtgttgtttttttttttttttattatcaggATGTTTGATGCTGTCTAGCACTCAAGGAGTAAGACATGGAAAAATAGGGTAGAGTTGTTTTTAAGacagtaacatttttctttggcaGCTACTTTCTAATAACTCATGTCAATGTCAATGAAGACACAACAATTTTTGTTGTAGACAAATATGTCTAAATAAGGGCCTGGGAGAGTGGCATTGCTTAACTTAAAATAGTATACTGACCTTACTTCTATGCAGCTTAATATCTCTGACTCTGGAAAGACTAATACTAGTTTTAGTCACTGTGTAAAGGTCAACACCTAATTAAAAAGGGTTTAGGATTAAGGTATTTTGTAATGTGTCTTAACTACAGCTGGTGGCTACTGTAAAGGG encodes:
- the SOWAHC gene encoding ankyrin repeat domain-containing protein SOWAHC, translating into MAEPAELQQESVVRFLAERGGRARNAELLEHFRDWLNPAEPSRRAAARHRFKELVNAVATVRQEPGTGVKYVHLRRRYCAPETPAAAPLTPREQEPAAENGAKQPRPPPSPRAGAEETPPATGEDAGSRPQPPGQRGEPPRPSPAMAGGQRRGSRRGPPPGRGEGGGGEETAIATGPGRPSATDEAGTAEGAPGAAAQGGGRRSLREAARGSSPQLKRGALPGGGRGRDSDSASVASSSAEEEGSTTGSVALDPLEHAWMLSASDGRWESLEGLLSCEPALLCKRDFITGFTALHWAAKHGRQELLATLVNFAQRHGLPVDINARTSGGHTALHIAAMHGHAEVVKLLVGAYDADVDIRDYSGRKAAQYLQQGTSGDMRNLVGALEEEEEEEGNAGNGSGRWRLSKVLPSNLMNYRLSHHHHGSGEEAEGTDGAAVPSKSKEMTRKASGSGRMKPRLNKIRFRTQIIHNTPSFRGDAEEEEHEEKSLKSSFKLRPKSNVFG